From one Nitrosopumilus sp. genomic stretch:
- a CDS encoding S8 family serine peptidase, translating to MKFLVFSLIVVIASGFVLFQTVQTENEFRAYLDKSVPYIGTDIPRMEGIDGTGIKIAVIDTGVDFNHPDLFGWGPNGKVIGGYNFIDENQPPLDTNGHGTQVAGVIAADGQVVGVAPKAKILAYKVSENGEGVSSDLIIRAIEKAVEDDADIINISLGVNRTNAKIERAVNLALEKEIFVVTAAGNDGPELHTIGSPGRNHGSVTVGATYNNLTSSLVATLEVDGKPFTVIPMIGSTKLDVPITGKIISAGYGKMEDFEELNVKDAIVIVERGSDVEGELLFFSIKESNAAYAGAKAMIVYNNVPGIFLGELIHEFIEPDYAPQIPVVSIDREEGLKIIESIKEEKTASLHLFYNPDFVAHFSSRGPVSPFYIKPELVAPGAYINTTQNNAGYNFTSGTSYAAPHVSGAAALLLQKNPQLHHHEIKSLLLTTVEPVSDAYGQEFSLNDAGAGRLDIRKAFGAKLIIMPPNFVSTASTDNRVVERQLELKLIEGTLDTLDVKFEGPEFIKFAHILEGNILKIKMNVTEENFGEHEGKIIINHDGTRYTIPFLIHYTQGSISVSQQNQKISFDIFYPGEWSFAKISVINSKDGRVDTTTMLPNKKTTMEVYENAEYWIEAKIRTNENTTSAYNTIEITTLPENVQRLDIDIPTKQIGIIAVIVAAVGIFGIIKRR from the coding sequence GTGAAATTCCTAGTTTTTTCATTAATTGTAGTTATTGCAAGTGGATTTGTTTTGTTTCAAACAGTTCAAACAGAAAATGAATTTCGAGCATATTTGGATAAAAGTGTGCCATATATTGGAACTGACATTCCCAGAATGGAAGGTATTGACGGAACCGGAATTAAAATAGCAGTGATTGACACTGGTGTTGATTTTAATCATCCAGATTTGTTTGGATGGGGACCAAACGGTAAAGTCATAGGAGGATATAATTTCATTGATGAAAACCAGCCGCCTCTAGATACAAATGGTCATGGTACTCAAGTAGCAGGAGTAATTGCAGCTGATGGACAAGTGGTCGGAGTTGCACCCAAAGCAAAAATTCTTGCTTACAAAGTTTCAGAAAATGGAGAAGGGGTATCATCAGATTTGATTATCAGAGCAATCGAAAAAGCAGTTGAGGATGATGCAGATATTATCAATATTAGTTTAGGTGTTAATAGAACAAATGCAAAGATTGAGCGTGCAGTTAATCTTGCATTAGAAAAAGAAATTTTTGTAGTAACTGCAGCTGGAAATGATGGTCCTGAATTGCATACAATTGGAAGTCCGGGTAGAAATCACGGTTCTGTAACTGTAGGTGCAACATATAACAACCTCACGTCAAGCTTGGTTGCAACATTAGAAGTGGATGGAAAACCATTCACAGTAATTCCAATGATTGGTTCTACAAAATTAGACGTACCAATAACAGGGAAAATAATTTCAGCAGGATATGGAAAAATGGAGGACTTTGAAGAACTCAATGTAAAAGATGCAATTGTAATAGTGGAGAGAGGAAGCGATGTTGAAGGGGAACTGTTGTTTTTTTCAATCAAAGAAAGTAATGCGGCTTATGCAGGAGCTAAAGCTATGATAGTCTATAACAATGTGCCAGGAATTTTTTTGGGCGAACTGATTCATGAATTTATAGAACCAGATTATGCACCACAGATTCCAGTCGTATCAATTGACAGAGAAGAAGGACTAAAAATAATAGAATCAATCAAAGAAGAAAAGACTGCATCTTTGCATCTGTTTTACAATCCAGACTTTGTAGCACATTTTAGCTCAAGAGGTCCGGTATCACCATTTTACATAAAACCCGAACTTGTAGCACCTGGCGCATACATCAACACCACACAAAACAATGCAGGATATAATTTCACAAGCGGAACAAGTTATGCTGCACCTCATGTAAGCGGAGCTGCTGCTTTATTGCTTCAGAAAAATCCACAACTTCACCACCATGAGATAAAATCATTACTTTTAACTACAGTTGAGCCTGTTTCAGATGCCTACGGTCAGGAATTCTCCCTAAATGACGCAGGTGCAGGAAGATTGGATATAAGAAAAGCGTTTGGGGCCAAATTAATTATCATGCCACCAAATTTTGTATCAACAGCATCAACAGACAATCGAGTGGTTGAAAGACAACTAGAATTAAAATTGATTGAAGGAACATTGGATACTTTGGACGTAAAATTTGAAGGGCCTGAATTCATTAAATTTGCGCATATTCTTGAAGGGAATATTTTAAAAATCAAAATGAATGTGACTGAAGAAAATTTTGGAGAACATGAAGGAAAAATCATAATCAATCATGACGGAACTAGATACACCATTCCATTTTTGATACACTATACACAAGGTTCAATTTCTGTGAGTCAGCAAAATCAAAAAATCTCATTCGATATTTTTTATCCAGGTGAATGGAGTTTTGCAAAAATTTCAGTTATAAACAGCAAAGACGGTAGAGTTGACACTACAACTATGTTACCAAATAAAAAAACAACAATGGAAGTATATGAGAATGCAGAGTATTGGATTGAGGCAAAAATAAGAACCAATGAAAACACAACAAGTGCATATAATACAATTGAGATAACTACACTACCAGAAAACGTTCAAAGATTAGACATAGACATTCCAACAAAACAAATTGGAATAATTGCAGTAATAGTAGCTGCCGTTGGAATTTTTGGAATTATTAAAAGAAGATAA
- the pckA gene encoding phosphoenolpyruvate carboxykinase (ATP), with amino-acid sequence MTQVVGTAVTDKFSSQLSKFGINPSKVHRNLSVEEMVRIAVERKEGVVNSTGSLSVNTGKYTGRSPDDRFIVFDDKTRDTIDWGKINHQFPSEKFEKLLEKMKKFVDNKELYVFDGFVGSDPDNRLPIRVINDHVWQSMFSRNLFIRPTKEELENHEPEFTILCINDFVAVPEVDGTRTDVFILIDLTRKIVLIGGTEYAGEMKKSMFGVMNFLLPERGIFPMHCSANIGKKGDTALFFGLSGTGKTTLSADPNRNLIGDDEHGWSDNGTFNFEGGCYAKCINLSKEAEPEIWNAIKPGAVLENVVLKDNVPDYDDNTLTENTRVAYPLDFIPGAVIPSVGGNPKVIVFLTADALGVLPPVSRLTREGAMFHFISGYTSKLAGTERGIKEPKSVFSECFGAPFMPRPASVYAKLLGEKIDKHNTVVYLVNTGWSGGPYGIGKRIKIKYSRAMVTAALSGALDTVEYRHDDLFNLDIPTEVDGVPPEILDSKNTWDDKDLYESSAKKLAEMFIENFKRFENVSPEIIAAGPKATQ; translated from the coding sequence CTGACTCAAGTAGTAGGTACTGCTGTAACTGACAAATTTTCCTCACAACTATCTAAATTTGGAATAAACCCATCCAAAGTCCACAGAAACCTCAGTGTTGAAGAAATGGTGCGCATTGCAGTTGAAAGAAAGGAGGGTGTAGTAAATTCAACAGGTTCTCTCTCAGTAAATACTGGAAAATATACTGGAAGATCCCCTGATGACAGATTTATCGTCTTTGATGATAAAACCCGAGATACCATTGATTGGGGAAAAATCAACCACCAATTCCCATCTGAGAAATTTGAAAAACTTTTAGAAAAAATGAAAAAGTTTGTTGATAACAAGGAGCTTTATGTTTTTGATGGTTTTGTAGGATCTGATCCTGATAATCGTTTGCCAATTAGAGTGATAAATGATCATGTTTGGCAAAGTATGTTTTCAAGAAACTTGTTCATTAGGCCAACAAAAGAAGAGTTGGAAAACCATGAGCCCGAATTTACTATTTTATGTATTAACGACTTTGTTGCAGTTCCAGAAGTTGATGGAACTAGAACTGATGTCTTTATCCTAATTGATTTGACAAGAAAAATTGTATTGATTGGAGGAACAGAATATGCAGGTGAAATGAAAAAGTCTATGTTTGGCGTAATGAATTTTCTTCTACCAGAACGAGGAATATTTCCAATGCACTGCTCTGCAAACATTGGCAAAAAGGGAGATACTGCACTGTTCTTTGGATTATCTGGTACCGGAAAAACTACTCTTTCTGCAGATCCAAATCGAAACCTAATCGGTGATGATGAACATGGATGGTCTGATAATGGAACATTCAACTTTGAAGGTGGATGCTATGCAAAATGTATCAATCTTAGTAAAGAAGCAGAACCGGAAATTTGGAATGCAATCAAACCTGGTGCAGTTTTAGAAAATGTTGTGCTTAAAGATAATGTTCCTGATTATGATGATAACACGTTAACTGAAAACACTCGAGTTGCGTATCCGTTAGATTTCATTCCAGGTGCAGTAATTCCAAGTGTTGGTGGAAATCCTAAAGTCATTGTATTTTTGACTGCTGATGCATTGGGTGTTTTACCACCAGTTTCTCGATTGACAAGAGAAGGAGCAATGTTTCATTTTATATCTGGTTATACAAGTAAATTGGCAGGAACCGAACGCGGTATCAAAGAACCAAAATCTGTGTTTTCAGAGTGTTTTGGCGCCCCATTCATGCCTAGACCTGCTTCAGTTTACGCTAAATTACTTGGAGAAAAAATTGACAAACACAACACTGTAGTCTATCTTGTAAACACCGGTTGGTCTGGTGGTCCATATGGAATTGGAAAAAGAATAAAGATCAAGTACAGTCGTGCTATGGTCACTGCTGCACTCTCAGGGGCATTGGATACTGTAGAGTATCGTCATGATGATTTGTTTAATTTGGATATTCCAACTGAAGTAGATGGCGTTCCTCCAGAAATATTGGATTCTAAAAACACATGGGATGACAAAGACTTGTATGAATCATCTGCCAAAAAATTAGCAGAGATGTTCATTGAGAATTTTAAGCGATTTGAAAATGTCTCCCCTGAAATAATTGCTGCAGGACCAAAAGCTACTCAATAG
- a CDS encoding superoxide dismutase, whose protein sequence is MGKYTLPEMPYAYDALEPHIDARTMEIHHTKHHQAYTDKLNAALEACPADIQSKDIIDILSDINSVPEAQRSAVNFNGGGYDNHRLFWNNMKANGGGEPGGSVADAIKDSFGSFSDFKEKFSSTTAVIQGSGWGWLVYNPSSGKVEYKSMPNQTSPRTEGLVPLLGCDVWEHAYYLNYQNKRPDYIAAWWNVVNWDEVEDRFSKVK, encoded by the coding sequence ATGGGAAAATACACTCTTCCTGAAATGCCATATGCTTATGATGCATTGGAACCTCACATTGACGCAAGAACAATGGAGATTCATCATACAAAACATCATCAAGCATACACTGACAAACTAAATGCAGCTCTTGAAGCATGTCCTGCTGATATCCAATCGAAAGATATCATAGACATTCTGTCTGATATTAATTCAGTACCGGAAGCTCAAAGAAGTGCAGTTAATTTCAACGGTGGTGGATATGATAACCACAGGCTATTTTGGAACAACATGAAAGCAAACGGAGGCGGAGAACCTGGAGGATCTGTTGCTGATGCAATTAAAGATTCTTTTGGAAGCTTCTCTGACTTTAAAGAGAAATTTTCATCCACTACAGCAGTAATACAAGGTAGCGGTTGGGGATGGTTGGTTTACAATCCTTCTTCCGGAAAGGTTGAATACAAATCAATGCCAAACCAAACTAGTCCAAGAACTGAGGGATTAGTACCATTGTTGGGCTGTGATGTTTGGGAACATGCATACTATCTCAACTACCAAAACAAAAGACCAGACTATATCGCCGCATGGTGGAATGTAGTTAATTGGGATGAGGTAGAAGATAGATTCTCTAAAGTAAAATAA
- the pfdA gene encoding prefoldin subunit alpha, producing MSEEQAEQLMQQMQMLETYFSDLSQREATFFSILREATAAIESIQSLGKNPESETLVPIGMGTYIPTKISSNSKIVLNIGAGVAVEKDFPSAINYLEARIKEIEIALQDTAVKKQDAANRLEQGRAQMNQMMQAMQQQKPG from the coding sequence ATGAGTGAAGAACAGGCAGAGCAATTAATGCAGCAAATGCAAATGCTTGAAACATATTTTTCAGATTTGTCTCAAAGAGAAGCAACTTTCTTTAGTATTTTGAGAGAGGCAACTGCTGCAATTGAATCCATTCAATCACTTGGTAAAAATCCTGAATCAGAAACCTTGGTTCCAATTGGAATGGGAACATATATTCCAACAAAAATTTCATCAAATAGCAAAATTGTTTTGAATATAGGTGCAGGAGTTGCAGTTGAAAAAGATTTTCCTTCAGCAATAAACTATCTTGAAGCAAGAATTAAAGAAATTGAGATTGCTTTGCAAGACACTGCTGTAAAAAAACAAGATGCAGCAAATCGATTAGAACAAGGAAGGGCGCAAATGAATCAAATGATGCAGGCAATGCAACAACAAAAACCGGGATAA
- a CDS encoding 50S ribosomal protein L32e, with the protein MPINKDKIAKRQEVKEHNPDFVRPESWRYVRLQTNWRKPKGIDHHQRKQKSRGRPGLVKVGYGGPKEARGLHPSGYTDNLVFNLSDLEKLDPKKDGVRFGHSVGTRKRKEIIVKAIENKFKIFNARVSASGSKS; encoded by the coding sequence ATGCCTATCAACAAGGACAAGATTGCAAAGAGACAGGAAGTAAAAGAACACAATCCTGACTTTGTAAGACCAGAAAGCTGGCGTTATGTTAGATTACAGACCAATTGGAGAAAACCAAAAGGCATAGATCATCATCAAAGAAAACAAAAGAGCAGAGGCCGTCCGGGACTTGTCAAAGTAGGGTATGGAGGACCAAAAGAAGCAAGAGGATTACACCCATCAGGATATACAGATAATTTAGTTTTCAATTTATCGGATTTAGAAAAACTTGATCCAAAAAAAGATGGAGTGAGATTTGGACACAGTGTTGGTACTAGAAAAAGAAAAGAGATTATTGTAAAAGCAATTGAAAATAAATTCAAAATTTTTAATGCGAGAGTGAGTGCAAGTGGTAGTAAATCTTAA